In Sphingomonas sp. Leaf357, a single genomic region encodes these proteins:
- a CDS encoding M13 family metallopeptidase produces the protein MPALAQDQHACLDDGCTIQSIVPQDSGARAGADAAASYGPWGFDLAGMDKSVKPGDDWFEYVNGTWAKNTKIPADRSSYGAFAVLRDVSEARLRKLIEGYRPGDTSQPDRTKIAMLYRGFMDEAAIEKADATPLTQRLAAVKAAASRDDIARLMGQSMGGFGASFFGSGVSDDAKNPDVYALYLRQSGLGLGDRDLYLDAKFKPQVERYQQYVAQLLGMSGWADPQAAAAKIIAMETKIAQAHWTRAQSRDRDKTYNLMTLAELQAQAPGFPWATFWTATGLSNAEKVIVAQNTAIPKIAEIFATTDLDTLKAWEAFRTADDIAPMLSKRFVDANFDFRSKFLNGQPQQRERWKRGVAFSERALGEAIGRDYVALYFPPASKAKMDALVGNLRVALGGRIKNLPWMGAATKQEALAKLANFNVKIGYPDTWRDYTALEIRPGDVVGNAERSGRFEYEYRRVRLGKPVDKAEWGMTPQTVNAYYNSVKNEIVFPAAILQPPFFDPKADDAVNYGGIGGVIGHEISHGFDDQGRKSDGKGVLRDWWTAEDAAKFEVQAVKLGAQYEAYSFDGLPGVHINGRASMGENIGDLGGVLISLDAYHNSLGGKKAPVIDGYTGDQRFFLGWGQVWRTLFRNEALRQQLVSDPHSPGQIRAINPLRNADAWYKAFDVKPGDKQYLAPADRVRIW, from the coding sequence ATGCCCGCTCTGGCGCAGGACCAGCACGCCTGCCTCGATGACGGCTGCACGATCCAGTCGATCGTGCCGCAAGATTCGGGTGCTCGTGCGGGCGCCGATGCCGCCGCCAGCTACGGCCCCTGGGGTTTCGACCTCGCCGGCATGGACAAGAGCGTCAAGCCCGGCGACGACTGGTTCGAATATGTCAACGGCACCTGGGCGAAGAACACCAAGATCCCTGCCGATCGCTCGTCCTACGGTGCCTTCGCGGTGCTGCGCGATGTGTCGGAAGCGCGGCTGCGCAAGCTGATCGAGGGCTATCGGCCCGGCGACACGAGCCAGCCCGACCGTACGAAGATCGCCATGCTCTATCGCGGTTTCATGGACGAAGCCGCGATCGAGAAAGCCGATGCCACGCCGCTCACTCAGCGCCTCGCCGCGGTCAAGGCCGCCGCCTCGAGGGACGACATCGCCAGACTGATGGGCCAGTCGATGGGCGGCTTCGGTGCCAGCTTCTTCGGCTCCGGCGTCAGCGATGACGCCAAGAACCCGGACGTCTATGCATTGTATCTGCGCCAGTCGGGCCTCGGCCTGGGCGACCGCGATCTTTATCTCGACGCTAAGTTCAAGCCGCAGGTCGAGCGCTACCAACAATATGTCGCGCAATTGCTCGGCATGTCCGGTTGGGCCGACCCCCAGGCGGCCGCCGCGAAGATCATCGCGATGGAAACGAAGATCGCGCAGGCCCATTGGACCCGCGCGCAGAGCCGTGACCGGGACAAGACCTACAACCTCATGACGCTCGCCGAATTGCAGGCCCAGGCTCCCGGCTTCCCCTGGGCGACGTTCTGGACCGCGACCGGCCTCAGCAATGCGGAAAAGGTGATCGTGGCGCAGAACACCGCCATTCCCAAGATCGCCGAGATCTTCGCCACCACCGATCTCGATACGCTGAAGGCGTGGGAAGCATTCCGCACTGCCGACGACATCGCGCCGATGCTGTCGAAGCGCTTCGTCGATGCGAATTTCGACTTCCGCTCGAAATTTCTTAACGGCCAGCCGCAGCAGCGCGAACGCTGGAAGCGCGGGGTCGCCTTTTCGGAGCGCGCGCTGGGCGAGGCGATCGGGCGCGATTACGTAGCCCTGTACTTCCCGCCAGCCTCCAAGGCGAAGATGGACGCCCTTGTCGGCAATCTGCGCGTCGCGTTGGGCGGGCGGATCAAGAACCTGCCGTGGATGGGGGCCGCGACCAAGCAGGAAGCGCTGGCCAAGCTCGCCAACTTCAACGTCAAGATCGGCTACCCCGACACGTGGCGCGATTACACCGCGCTGGAGATCCGGCCCGGTGATGTGGTCGGCAATGCCGAGCGCTCCGGCCGGTTCGAATATGAATATCGCCGGGTCCGCCTGGGCAAGCCGGTCGACAAGGCCGAATGGGGCATGACCCCGCAGACGGTGAACGCGTATTACAACTCGGTGAAGAACGAGATCGTCTTTCCCGCGGCGATCCTGCAACCGCCCTTCTTCGATCCGAAGGCGGACGACGCGGTCAATTACGGCGGCATCGGCGGCGTGATCGGGCACGAGATCAGCCACGGCTTCGACGATCAGGGCCGCAAGTCCGACGGCAAGGGCGTGCTGCGCGACTGGTGGACGGCGGAGGATGCCGCCAAATTCGAGGTTCAGGCCGTGAAGCTGGGCGCGCAATATGAAGCGTACAGCTTCGATGGCCTGCCCGGCGTCCACATCAACGGCCGCGCCTCGATGGGCGAGAATATCGGCGACCTTGGCGGCGTGCTGATCTCGCTCGACGCGTATCACAATTCGCTCGGTGGCAAGAAGGCGCCGGTGATCGACGGCTATACCGGCGACCAGCGCTTCTTCCTCGGCTGGGGCCAGGTCTGGCGCACTTTGTTCCGCAACGAGGCGCTGCGCCAGCAGCTGGTCAGCGATCCGCACTCCCCCGGCCAGATCCGGGCGATCAACCCGCTGCGCAACGCCGATGCCTGGTACAAGGCGTTCGACGTGAAGCCGGGCGACAAGCAGTATCTGGCCCCGGCGGATCGCGTGCGAATTTGGTGA